The following are encoded together in the Girardinichthys multiradiatus isolate DD_20200921_A chromosome X, DD_fGirMul_XY1, whole genome shotgun sequence genome:
- the LOC124863210 gene encoding coenzyme Q-binding protein COQ10 homolog, mitochondrial-like, giving the protein MVSLFSWINADLMEKFKMTKRTTSLLFKALVDMEDGKLLKAVRGNSRRAHFRHLGSCGILAERRTSLQLCPATPMRTTRRTFINLAAPISTRRMEYTESRILEYTPEEMYNVVANVEEYKYFVPWCKKSRMTKGPNGDIRAELEIGFPPITERYTSKLTFVPNHQVRGVCSDGSLFSHLETVWRFSPGAKDLPGSCKVDFFVSFEFKSLLHSQLACVFFDEVVKQMVSAFESQAATLYRNKRVASLRSRAALSNHL; this is encoded by the exons ATGGTTTCACTGTTTAGTTGGATAAACGCGGATTTGATGGAAAAATTcaaaatgaccaaaagaacCACTTCTCTCCTGTTTAAGGCGCTGGTGGATATGGAGgatggaaaacttttaaaggCTGTGCGTGGAAACTCCAGAAGAGCACACTTTAG gcACTTGGGATCCTGTGGAATCCTGGCGGAAAGGAGGACCAGCCTTCAGCTCTGCCCTGCCACCCCCATGAGGACAACCAGGCGCACTTTCATCAACCTGGCTGCTCCCATCAGCACCCGCAGGATGGAGTACACCGAGTCCAGGATATTAGA GTACACTCCAGAAGAAATGTACAACGTAGTGGCCAATGTGGAAGAGTACAAGTATTTTGTTCCCTGGTGCAAGAAGTCTCGAATGACGAAGGGACCGAATGGGGACATCCGGGCAGAGCTTGAAATTGGTTTTCCTCCCATCACTGAGCGATATACATCTAAGCTCACTTTTGTTCCTAACCACCAAGTCAGA GGTGTGTGCTCTGATGGATCCCTCTTCAGCCATCTTGAAACAGTGTGGAGGTTTTCGCCTGGAGCCAAAGACCTACCAGGCTCCTGCAAAGTGGATTTCTTT GTGTCCTTTGAGTTCAAATCTCTGCTGCACTCTCAGTTGGCCTGCGTGTTCTTCGATGAAGTTGTGAAGCAAATGGTCAGTGCCTTCGAGTCCCAAGCAGCGACACTTTACAGAAACAAGCGAGTTGCTTCGTTGAGGAGTCGTGCAGCTCTGAGCAACCATCTCTGA
- the LOC124863211 gene encoding complement C1q-like protein 2, whose product MGELGEKVANLSEKITFLETRLQHAEKEVLELRSLTGSTPQVVFSAALRNSGSGNTGPFNTATPLQYAKVFSNTGNSYNPSTGIFTAMISGMYFFRFSMFNNLAPTPNSVVSLMKNNERLTSVWDTNETDSNDMGSNAVVIPLKVGDNVYVQLERNRVVYDDGMNYNTFSGFLLFPM is encoded by the exons ATGGGAGAGCTGGGGGAGAAAGTTGCGAACTTATcagaaaaaataacttttctgGAGACCAGGCTGCAACACGCTGAAAAAGAAGTCTTGGAGTTACGGAGTCTCACTGGAA GCACTCCTCAGGTGGTTTTCTCTGCAGCTCTCAGGAATTCTGGCTCTGGAAACACGGGACCTTTTAACACTGCTACCCCACTGCAGTATGCAAAGGTTTTCTCCAACACTGGCAATAGCTATAATCCTTCAACAG GGATTTTCACAGCAATGATCAGTGGAATGTACTTCTTTCGGTTCTCAATGTTCAACAACCTGGCTCCTACTCCCAACTCGGTTGTGAGCCTCATGAAGAACAATGAGCGGCTGACGTCTGTGTGGGACACCAACGAGACTGACAGTAACGACATGGGCAGCAACGCCGTGGTCATCCCTCTGAAAGTGGGAGATAACGTGTACGTGCAGCTGGAGCGAAACAGGGTCGTCTATGATGACGGGATGAACTACAACACATTCAGCGGCTTCCTGCTTTTCCCCATGTGA